The proteins below come from a single Halomonas binhaiensis genomic window:
- a CDS encoding tripartite tricarboxylate transporter substrate binding protein produces MFKPLVTSIAIAAGTLAFAGNAFAEYPDRNIQGTIQWGAGGATDNVVRSLTPYVEDILGTTIVLTNRPGGTGVIGMNHVMRQRPDGYNLLFGAENPELYQLMGLADFSYDDMQPINIIAQGLVVIAAPADSPFDSLSDLLDYAHEHPGELRMGGTGAGGLPSTVHAMINAVDELDVRTVTFGGDGPGITAMMGDHIDFMPLSLAAAGEQIRGGKMKGLAVLTKEEIDALPGVPPITEALPDIADFLPWGPFWGVFVRKETPQDVVGVLQDAYQQAVASDEFTRFLRDYGAEPLNLNGDEAQQYLDNWQSVTAWSMYDADPDSLKATPEELEIPRPAAAKTKAAAEDEAESEAAAE; encoded by the coding sequence ATGTTCAAGCCTCTCGTCACCTCCATTGCCATCGCTGCCGGCACTCTGGCCTTTGCTGGCAACGCCTTTGCTGAATACCCGGATCGCAACATTCAGGGCACCATCCAATGGGGAGCCGGCGGCGCAACCGATAACGTCGTGCGCAGCCTGACACCCTATGTAGAAGACATTCTGGGCACCACTATCGTCTTGACCAACCGCCCGGGCGGTACCGGCGTGATCGGCATGAACCATGTCATGCGCCAGCGCCCCGACGGCTACAACCTGCTGTTCGGTGCAGAAAACCCTGAGCTCTACCAACTGATGGGGCTGGCTGACTTCTCCTACGATGACATGCAGCCGATCAACATCATCGCCCAGGGCCTGGTGGTGATAGCTGCACCGGCGGATAGTCCGTTCGACAGCCTTTCTGACCTGCTCGACTATGCCCACGAGCATCCCGGCGAGCTACGCATGGGTGGCACCGGCGCTGGCGGCCTGCCGAGCACGGTTCATGCCATGATCAACGCCGTGGATGAACTGGATGTACGCACCGTGACCTTCGGCGGCGACGGCCCCGGCATTACCGCCATGATGGGCGATCATATCGACTTCATGCCCTTGAGCCTGGCCGCGGCCGGCGAGCAGATTCGCGGTGGCAAGATGAAAGGCCTCGCCGTGCTGACCAAGGAAGAAATCGATGCCCTGCCGGGCGTGCCGCCGATCACCGAGGCGCTGCCGGATATCGCGGACTTCCTGCCATGGGGACCGTTCTGGGGCGTTTTCGTACGTAAGGAAACCCCGCAAGACGTGGTCGGCGTACTGCAGGATGCCTACCAGCAGGCGGTGGCCAGCGATGAGTTCACCCGCTTCCTGCGTGACTATGGCGCCGAGCCGCTCAACCTGAATGGTGATGAAGCCCAGCAATACCTGGATAACTGGCAGTCCGTCACCGCTTGGTCCATGTACGACGCTGATCCAGATAGCCTCAAGGCTACCCCTGAAGAACTGGAGATTCCGCGCCCAGCCGCTGCCAAGACTAAAGCGGCCGCTGAGGACGAAGCCGAATCCGAAGCCGCTGCGGAATAA
- a CDS encoding tripartite tricarboxylate transporter TctB family protein → MSKHIERVQPGEKIFDWLLLLLSIGILFEAFRIDGGLKLNSAGSFPVGLGLVMLASSLAILFSHRYKRRAEHLHNAAEEFRAFIRDHFKPYIVVFSVAAILYLAAIVWFSFYLSTAVFLAAMFIFLRRGKIISSLVITALATGVIYALFTLVFRVYLP, encoded by the coding sequence ATGAGCAAGCACATCGAGCGTGTCCAGCCCGGTGAAAAGATATTTGACTGGCTGCTGCTGCTGCTGAGCATCGGCATTCTGTTCGAGGCCTTCCGCATCGATGGCGGACTCAAGCTCAATTCCGCCGGGTCCTTTCCGGTAGGGCTGGGCCTGGTGATGCTGGCTTCTTCTCTCGCCATCCTGTTCAGCCACCGTTATAAGCGGCGCGCGGAACATCTGCACAATGCTGCTGAAGAATTCCGGGCCTTCATTCGCGACCACTTCAAGCCTTATATCGTGGTATTCAGCGTTGCCGCCATTCTCTATCTGGCCGCTATCGTCTGGTTCAGCTTCTACCTCAGCACTGCTGTCTTTCTGGCCGCCATGTTCATCTTCCTGCGCCGGGGCAAGATCATCAGTTCTTTGGTCATCACCGCCTTGGCGACCGGGGTGATCTATGCCCTGTTCACCCTGGTATTCCGTGTCTACCTGCCCTGA
- a CDS encoding tripartite tricarboxylate transporter permease encodes MSDTLSYLLMAWLDPSLLGLTALGVLGGIYIGAIPGLSVTMAVSILISFTFSWDINNALALMVGIYVGGVYGGSRTAILLNIPGAPSAVTTAFDGYPLAQRGEAGKAIGLSTVMSVIGGIMGTVVLAGTAPYLSDLSLQFAPRDYFLIAVLGLLLVSSLSGKSLARGIFAVALGATIGLVGMDPVTAQPRLTLGSMELMGGISYVAVMIGLFGVAEALYQLHNLAKVPVKQNVDKIVPPLNMILKFLPLSMRASLIGVIVGALPGTGGDIASLFAYDHAKRSVKNPSRPFGEGAYEGLVAPETANNAAVGGAYVPMLTLGMPGDAVTAVIIGALVIHGLNPGPMLMIETPYIFWFTVGNLALANIFLLIFGLTGIKIFSKIVEVPKAILIPLIVVLCVVGAYSINSNMMDVYWMLGFGILGYWLKVFGFQMGPIILGVILGPMLDESYRQAMSSVGDQGGQFLLSLFTNPLSLILSSVTILVLLSNTPLKGWVLARFKRQ; translated from the coding sequence ATGAGTGATACACTCTCCTACCTGCTCATGGCCTGGCTCGATCCAAGCCTGCTCGGCCTGACCGCCCTCGGCGTGCTGGGCGGTATCTATATCGGTGCCATTCCGGGTCTTTCCGTGACCATGGCGGTATCGATCCTGATTTCCTTTACCTTTTCCTGGGACATCAACAACGCCCTGGCACTGATGGTCGGCATCTATGTCGGCGGCGTCTACGGCGGCTCCCGCACCGCCATTCTGTTGAACATTCCCGGCGCGCCCTCGGCGGTCACCACAGCATTCGATGGCTATCCCCTGGCCCAACGGGGAGAAGCCGGCAAGGCCATCGGCCTTTCTACCGTCATGTCGGTCATCGGCGGCATCATGGGTACCGTGGTACTCGCCGGCACCGCGCCCTATCTTTCCGACCTGTCGCTGCAGTTCGCCCCGCGCGATTACTTCCTGATTGCCGTGCTCGGCCTGCTGCTGGTCAGTTCCCTGTCCGGGAAGTCCCTGGCCCGGGGCATCTTCGCCGTTGCTCTCGGTGCCACCATCGGCCTGGTCGGCATGGACCCGGTCACGGCCCAGCCCCGCCTGACCTTGGGCAGCATGGAATTGATGGGCGGCATCTCCTATGTGGCAGTGATGATCGGCCTGTTCGGTGTCGCCGAAGCCCTGTACCAGTTGCATAACCTGGCCAAGGTGCCGGTCAAGCAGAACGTCGACAAGATCGTGCCGCCGCTGAACATGATCTTGAAGTTCCTGCCGCTATCGATGCGCGCGTCACTGATCGGGGTAATCGTGGGCGCCCTGCCCGGTACCGGCGGCGATATCGCCTCGCTATTCGCCTATGACCACGCCAAGCGCAGCGTCAAAAATCCCAGCCGTCCCTTTGGTGAAGGTGCCTATGAGGGTCTGGTGGCCCCGGAAACCGCCAACAATGCTGCGGTGGGCGGTGCCTATGTGCCGATGCTGACCCTCGGGATGCCCGGCGATGCGGTCACCGCAGTGATCATCGGTGCCCTGGTCATTCATGGTCTCAACCCCGGCCCCATGCTAATGATCGAGACGCCGTACATTTTCTGGTTCACCGTCGGCAATCTGGCACTGGCTAACATCTTCCTGCTGATCTTCGGCCTGACCGGGATCAAGATCTTCTCCAAGATCGTCGAAGTACCCAAGGCCATTCTGATTCCGCTGATCGTGGTGTTGTGCGTGGTCGGCGCCTACTCCATCAACAGCAACATGATGGATGTCTACTGGATGCTCGGTTTCGGTATTCTCGGTTACTGGCTCAAGGTGTTCGGCTTCCAGATGGGCCCTATCATCCTGGGCGTCATCCTGGGGCCGATGCTCGACGAGTCCTACCGCCAGGCCATGTCATCAGTGGGTGACCAGGGTGGCCAGTTCCTGCTGTCGCTGTTTACCAACCCGCTGTCGTTGATCCTCAGCAGCGTGACCATCCTGGTACTGCTCAGCAACACGCCACTCAAGGGCTGGGTGCTGGCACGTTTCAAGAGACAATGA
- a CDS encoding HAD family hydrolase yields the protein MNDGSFRPGTNQDISALRTGDAPGFTQYALVFDFDGVVLDSASLKRQAFADLYRDEPEEKYRAVVAYLSRRGGQPREVKFRHIEAHILHRDAGDKRIRELCERFKQSVEQRLLQAPAISGALKFLERWRGQVPIYLLSATPQAELTSITQRRNLSHYFLEVIGAPPDKATALRNLMTRRRHAPHQTVMIGDSYNDFRAARSNGARFVGVTADPHASPFPSDTLTTRDLHGLEDALRGLG from the coding sequence GTGAACGACGGCAGCTTTCGACCTGGCACGAACCAGGACATCAGCGCGCTGCGCACCGGTGACGCCCCCGGCTTCACCCAGTATGCCCTGGTCTTCGATTTCGATGGTGTGGTGCTGGATTCCGCCAGCCTGAAACGGCAGGCCTTCGCCGACCTCTATCGCGACGAGCCTGAAGAGAAATACCGCGCGGTGGTAGCCTACCTGAGCCGTCGAGGCGGCCAACCTCGCGAGGTGAAGTTCCGCCATATCGAGGCGCATATCCTGCACCGAGATGCCGGAGACAAGCGCATCCGCGAGCTATGTGAACGCTTCAAGCAAAGTGTCGAGCAGCGCCTGCTCCAGGCCCCCGCCATCTCAGGTGCCTTGAAGTTTCTCGAACGCTGGCGAGGCCAAGTGCCGATCTACCTGCTTTCCGCCACCCCTCAGGCCGAACTGACCTCCATCACCCAACGCCGCAACCTCTCCCACTATTTCCTCGAAGTCATCGGCGCCCCACCCGACAAAGCCACCGCCCTGCGCAACCTGATGACCCGCCGCCGCCACGCCCCTCATCAGACCGTGATGATCGGCGACTCCTACAACGACTTCCGCGCCGCCCGTTCCAATGGCGCCCGCTTCGTAGGCGTCACCGCCGACCCACACGCCTCCCCCTTCCCCAGCGATACCCTGACCACCCGTGACCTGCACGGACTGGAGGATGCTCTGCGGGGGTTGGGGTGA